In one window of Paraflavitalea soli DNA:
- a CDS encoding RagB/SusD family nutrient uptake outer membrane protein, protein MKKLTANYTLLLLTVALVTGAGCKKYLEQVPNDRITIEQVFQKKGPSEQYLANVYNYVNDNSNQWDATPWGANSDELDATWSKYNTYALNIGNISAGNALFDNWGNYYKGIRSATYFINHIDGNAEILALNGQQLIDQYKAEARFLRAYYYFLLMRQYGPVVLLGEKEVPADAPAEAMQFPRSAYDTCVEYVSSELDKAAAVLPKIPSNNGQVSDIQYGRATAGMALAVKARLLLYAASPLYNGNSDYANFKNQDGKVLINQTYDQQKWKKAADAAKAVIDLGLYSLYKDPGGDPIKSYIGIGLQAWNSEQIFNRKNNGLSGWDVHCMPRQAGGWNGIGVTQEQVDAYFMADGKPIGESSLYSESGFTTVNGVPVFNMYINREPRFYASVTYNNSFFQGGNMQSPKAITFYANGPNGKNGHPTDWTKTGYLVRKNVATQTNDGSGGNGTRYARPLCLFRLGEIYLNYAEALNEYDPGNADILKYLNLIRARVNVPEYGSADLPIPGSQSDMRTRIWQERRVELAFETHRWFDIRRWKIAAQVMGSMHGMNINKDDNSFYTRVVASEHLFRWPASYWFPISQYDMDRSKLVVQNPGW, encoded by the coding sequence ATGAAAAAATTAACTGCCAACTATACGCTGCTCCTGCTTACGGTGGCCCTGGTGACGGGGGCAGGTTGTAAAAAATACCTGGAACAGGTACCGAACGACCGCATTACGATAGAACAGGTGTTTCAGAAAAAGGGTCCTTCGGAGCAATACCTGGCCAATGTCTATAACTATGTCAATGACAATTCCAATCAATGGGATGCCACCCCGTGGGGGGCTAATTCGGATGAACTGGACGCTACCTGGTCGAAGTATAATACGTATGCGTTGAACATCGGCAATATCAGTGCCGGCAATGCGCTTTTCGATAACTGGGGTAATTACTACAAGGGTATTCGCTCGGCCACTTATTTCATCAACCATATTGACGGGAATGCTGAAATACTGGCACTCAACGGACAGCAGCTGATTGACCAGTATAAAGCAGAAGCACGGTTCTTAAGGGCCTATTACTATTTCTTACTGATGCGTCAGTATGGCCCGGTGGTGCTGCTGGGCGAAAAAGAGGTACCCGCTGATGCACCTGCCGAAGCGATGCAGTTTCCCCGCAGTGCCTATGATACCTGTGTGGAATATGTAAGCAGTGAGCTGGACAAAGCGGCGGCGGTACTGCCTAAGATACCATCGAATAACGGACAGGTAAGTGATATTCAATATGGCCGTGCTACTGCCGGCATGGCGCTGGCTGTGAAAGCCAGGTTATTGCTGTATGCTGCAAGTCCGCTGTATAATGGGAACAGTGATTATGCCAATTTTAAGAACCAGGATGGCAAGGTATTGATCAATCAAACTTATGATCAGCAGAAATGGAAGAAAGCGGCCGATGCTGCCAAAGCTGTGATTGACCTGGGGCTGTATTCACTGTATAAAGACCCGGGTGGAGATCCCATCAAATCCTATATAGGGATCGGTTTACAGGCATGGAATTCCGAACAGATCTTCAACAGGAAGAACAACGGGCTTTCGGGCTGGGATGTGCATTGTATGCCCAGGCAAGCGGGTGGCTGGAATGGTATCGGTGTGACGCAGGAGCAGGTAGATGCTTATTTCATGGCAGATGGTAAACCGATCGGAGAATCTTCGCTCTATTCGGAGTCGGGCTTTACTACGGTAAATGGTGTACCGGTATTTAACATGTACATCAACCGGGAACCGCGCTTTTATGCTTCGGTGACTTACAACAACAGCTTTTTCCAGGGAGGTAATATGCAAAGCCCCAAAGCGATCACTTTCTATGCAAATGGTCCTAATGGAAAGAATGGTCATCCCACGGATTGGACAAAGACGGGCTACCTGGTGAGAAAAAATGTAGCCACGCAAACGAATGATGGATCTGGCGGCAATGGCACCAGGTATGCAAGACCTTTGTGTCTTTTCAGGCTGGGAGAAATATACCTCAATTATGCTGAAGCGCTGAATGAGTACGATCCCGGGAATGCGGATATACTGAAATACTTAAACCTGATCCGGGCACGCGTGAATGTTCCGGAATATGGATCGGCCGACCTGCCTATACCTGGCAGTCAATCGGATATGCGTACCAGGATATGGCAGGAACGGCGGGTGGAGCTGGCTTTTGAGACGCATCGCTGGTTTGATATCAGGCGTTGGAAGATTGCTGCACAAGTGATGGGCAGCATGCATGGGATGAATATCAATAAAGATGATAATTCTTTTTATACCAGGGTGGTAGCCAGTGAACACCTGTTCCGCTGGCCCGCTTCTTATTGGTTCCCCATCAGTCAATACGATATGGACCGGTCGAAGCTGGTGGTGCAAAACCCCGGATGGTAA